Below is a genomic region from Candidatus Ozemobacteraceae bacterium.
CTCCTGGTGTTTTCGAGCGGTTTTTTTGCCTTTCTTGCCTGGGAAGGTCCAGGATATCAAGGATCGGTAGCCGCACTCGAGCAACCAGTCCTTCCTCCTTCTCTCGATTCAGTACCTGGTAAGAAAAATGACCCGAAGGTGCATGCCGTTGGAAAACCTGCGGCAACCTTGGAGTCTCCCGAGAGCCAGCCAATGACTGAATTGGTTTCCGGGCCTGCCAGTCAGCCGGCATCTCTCACTGAGCCGTTGCCGCCAACGAATCCGCAAGAGGCTTCTCCCAAAGGCAATAGCCTTGGGGGGAAAAAGGAAAGAACAGCGAAGGCCGATTCACAAGGCAAGGCGGAAAAAATCGCATCGCCTACGGGGCACGGCGTGCAGAGCTTGAAAACGGTAGAAGCTGCGAAAGATACGAAGCCATCTGCGGACAAGCCCAGGAAAAAGAGCCGGAAGCCTGTCCGAATTCCTCCCGTTGTCGTGGATGAGACGAAAGTCCCCCCTGAATGGGATTGGTTTGCCACTCCTCTCAGACTTTCCATGACGGATCATCGAGTCACAATCGTCGCCGATGTCGGGCAGGTTTCGTCCAAGAACGCAATTCTCCAGAAGTCGGTATCTGAGGCGAGGACGGACGAATCTGAAGTTCCTCCGGCAAAACAGGAGGCCAGGCAAGAGCCAGGACCGGAAATCGAATCTGCGAAAGATCTCGAGAGCTCACCTACGGCCGTTCCGGTCGTCTCTGCCGACGAACATGAAGCCTTTGCTAAGCGGTTGAACAATATCCTCGTCCGTCTCCAAGAGCGCCGCGAAAAGCGTCTTGCTGAAGCGCGCGCGCGCGCGCTGATTCTTCCGAGCGCCAGATGCAATGTGAAGACGGGCGAAACGATTGGAAATGATGTCGCTGAAAGGCTGGATGCCTCGGAAACTGCGGTTGCAACCACTAAGGATGGAACGTCTATTCCGAGAGAAATGGAAGAGGGGCTTCCGCCGCTCAATGCGGAGTCGCCATCCGGAGAAGCGGAGAAGTAGAGCTTCGCGCTCTGGTCGCCTTTCTGCGGTCACTTTCCCCGCTTTGTTGTCTCCCTCCCTGACTGCGGTTGGCCGAAAATCACAGCACGCAAGGAATTGAACAAAAGACCGGCTTAGGTCGGTTTTGTTCTTTCCCTGGGGCCCCTTGTTTGCACGAAACTTCGCAGTTTCTTCCGAAGCTGCGAAGTTTTATGTTTCCTGAGCTGGCTTCACTGGCGCGGAAGACGGCGATTAAAAATCACAAAGTATTAAAGACAAGCCCGAAAATGGCAAAGGCCAAGAGTTGGATTCAAGAAGAAGACGGAAAAGGCATAAAATAAATCTCTATTAATCGTGAATAAAAGGCTTTCTAGATGAGCGTGTTCCTTGCATTTCTGTTGTAAAGAATAATTTATTTTGATTCCACCGCTGTTTTCTGCTGGTTTTCGGGGTTATTGTGAAAATAATTAAATAATAATGTAAATTCTCCCGTTTCGATGTTTTTAGGGAGTTGGATGTTTGTCATCCGAGGCGAAAATTGAAAGTGCGGGACGCTTGGCAGGACAGAGACGCGTGTGTGCAAAGGGGCTGTCTGAATTTTCCCAGGCGACGGATGTCTCGTGAGGGGAACCAAAGGAGTTTGAAAAAAAGAGGGGGCTGCTCGATGAAAATACTCGCTCAACTTTGCGTGAATGGGTGAGAGGTTTTGATGTGGTTCATGGGTGAAATGGTTCTTCCCTTGGGGAGAAGGGTACCGAGGTTAGTTTGCCAGGGATATGAGAAAAGGGTTTTTCCAATCCGGAATGGGATTTGAAAAGACCGCGGAGTTTATGGTAAGGTGAATAATTCGCGCTGAGCCAGGAGAACGGAAAATAACATGGAAGACCGCCAGCCCTTCGGAATGAATGCGTCGGAGACGGTTTTTGTCGGCATCGGCGATGCAAACGACCCTCTCCCTCACATTGAAAAGAAGACGAAATACTGGGTATATGCGGCTCCGTGCCCTCGTTGTACGTCACCGGCGAGATGGATTGAGCAGGCGCCGTTTGAAGTTCGTCTTCGCTGTACGAAATGCAACACGGAGGAGGGGATCGGCCTCTCCCTTGCTACCTGGCAAAATCTTTCGTATGTGTTCTGGTGCAGGAGTCCGATTTTCAAAAGCGATCTCGTTTCCTTGCCTAAGGCTGTCGTATCGGAAATCGAAAAAATCATTTCTGATTCCGGGGCTGAAAAAATGCCGCCTCCGTACCTCGCCGTCGTCGTTGTCGGAGGAGTGTGCGAAAAAACACTTGTGTGTGCTTCAAAGAATTGTCCCTATAAAATTGGACCGCGAAGCGTTAAGGGTGGCAAAACAAACATTATTTCAATAAATTCAAAAAAAAGAAAATAATATCAGGGAATAGCATGAATTATCTGAAAATTAGCAATGATGTGAAGCGGGCTATTGAGAGAGGCAAACCGGTCGTTGCATTGGAGTCGACTATTATCACTCATGGAATGCCTTACCCGGAGAATGTTCAGACAGCCCGGGAAGTTGAACAGGTCGTTCGAGATGAAGGGGGAGTTCCTGCGACGATTGCTCTTCTGGATGGAGTCATTCGTGTTGGGTTGACGGCTGGCGAACTCGAACGCCTGGGCCAGGAAAAAAGATGCGTCAAAATCAGCAGACGTGACATTGCAGCGGCGATCGTTCAGAAGAAATGCGGTGGAACAACCGTGGCAGGTACAATGATATGTGCGGCAAAGGCCGGCATACGATTTTTTGCCACGGGGGGGATCGGTGGAGTGCACAGGGGAGGTGAAGAGACATTCGACATTTCGGCGGATCTCGAGGAATTGTCCCGTACCCCTGTTGCCGTCATTTCCGCTGGAGCTAAAGCCATTCTCGATCTCCCCAAGACCCTCGAGTATCTGGAGACGGCCGGCGTTCCCGTCATCGGTTTCGGAACGGACGAATTCCCGGCATTTTATTCGCGTGAGTCGGGGTTGAAAACGCCCTTGCGATTCGATGAAGAGGGGTTGCTGGCGAAGATGCTCGTCACGCACTGGGGACTCGGACTGAACTCGGGGGTGTTGATTGCAAATCCGATCCCGGCAGAAGACGAATTCGCAGGAAGATCTGTCGGGAAGGCGATCGAAACCGCGCTTGCCGAGGCTGACGCAGCAGGAGTGAAAGGTGCCGCCGTTACGCCGTTCCTTCTCGACAGGGTTTACAAAGCCACGCACGGGAAAAGTCTCGAGGCGAATATCGCGCTTGTGAAAAACAATGCCCGGCTTGCCGCAAGAATTGCCGGTGAATTTTGCCGACGTGAGGGCAGCGGGGGCTCTATTGGTTTTTCAATGAAAAGCCAGAAAAGCTCCTCTGAATGAGGGATAAGAGAATGTTATTGAGTCCTGCAGAATGAAAACCAACCATTCGCCCTGAGCTTGTCGAAGGGCGAAATGAGGGACCATCGGCAAGTGGCTGTTCGTGCTTCGACAAGCTCTGCACGAATGGAGACACGAAGCTGGTTTTTGATATGCAGGACTCAATAACGGCTGTAAAAACCCCGCTGAGACCGCGGGGTTTTTGATTTTTTGTGTCGTTCGCAGAATGGGGCGGTTGCCCTGAAGATGAAAATAAATCGTTCCTAATTCTTGCGGTTTTTTCAAACCTTCTTATAATTGAGGGAAATGTTCTGCGGTACAATGGGTCTGTCGGTTTTTCGAGAGTGGAAGAAACTCTTCAAAGGAGTAACAATATGAAGAACAAGACGCTCAAGTTCATGTGCAAGGTTCTGTGTCTTGTCCTGGTTGCGAGCTTCGTGCTGGAAGCTCCGTTGATGGCCATCGAGACCATTCCGGTCAACGTCGGCGGTCAGCAGTTCCAGGTCTCCCCCGGTCAGTGGGTTTCCGTCCGGCAGGGCACTCAGATCGTTCACTACAACGTTCGGTATGTGAATGGCCGACCGGTGGCTCTCGAAATGAGCCAGTATGTGAAGCTGATCTTCGGTGATGCTTCGACGGCCGCAGCGACTGCAGGAACGGCCGGCAGTTCCGCGAACACCGGGACGGTGGGTTCTTCGAGCGGCAGCTCCGGCGGCGGTTCTGCGGCTGGCAGCGGTTCGAAGACCTCGAGCGGCAGTTCTGTTTCGAACAGTGGCTCCGTTTCGAACGGCGGTTCCGGTTCCTCGAGCGGAAGCAGTGTTTCAAATTCCGGCGGCGACCAATCGGCGGCCAACAACATTCGCAGGCTTCCCCAGCGTGATCCGGTGACCGGCCGGTTTGTGAAGAGTGATGGTTCGGCGAATGCCACCACGAACACGAGCGTCAGCAACACCACCACCAGCAACACTACCAGCAACACAACTACGAATAATACCACTACGAATAATACCACTACGAATAATACTACAACCAGTAATGCCGCCACCACCGGCAATTCCGGTTCGATCGTTGCCGACAACGGCGGCGCGGCTGTGACGGGCGACGCTGGCATTCAGACGAGCGGTTCGAGCAATCGCAACTGGGATCCCGCCGCGCATCCCCGCGATCCCGAGACCGGTCGGTTCATCAAGCGCGAATCCGCCACCACCGGCTCAGCTCAGAGCAGTCAGCAGTCGGGTTCTGACCCGGTTCTTCCGTCCGATTCCGACGGCCTCGGTCTTCCTGGCAGCGATGCCACGGGGCAGACCGGGCAGACCGGGCAGACCGGGCAGACTGGGCAGACCGGGCAGACCGGGCAGACCGGGCAGGCTGGTGATGGCACGCAGGCCGGTCAGGTTGGAGACAGCACCCAGTCCGGTCAGTATGGGCAGGCTGGCGACGGTACTCAGGCCGGTCAGGCCGGCGACGGCAAGCTGAGCTTCAAGGACAAGATCAGCGGTAAGTTCCGAGCCGGGTACGAAACGGGCAAGACCCTGACGAACCAGGGCTTCCAGAACGTGAAGGACAGCCTCAAGTCCGGCTTCAGCGCCAAGAACATTCTCGTGACCGCCGGTATCACCGTGGGCGTCGATCTTGCGACGCAGATCATGCGCGGTGAGAAGCCCAGCGCGAAGAAGGCTCTCAAGACGGTCTGCTCGGCCGAATTCGCCGGCGGCGTGGTCGGTTCCGTGACGGGTGCGGCGGCCGGTTCCTTCTTCGTTCCGTTCCTCTCGGCAGTTCCGGTCGTGGGCGGCTTCCTCGGCGCCCTGGCCCCGACCTTCGGCTCCATCGTCGGCGGGTCTGTGGGTTCCTATCTCGCCGGCGACCTGAAGAACGGCAAATTCTCCCTGAAGCAGGCTTTCAAACAGATCGACTGGATCGGCGTCGCCGGTCAGACGGTCGGTTCCACGGTCGGCGCAATGCTCGGTTCGGCGATCTTCCCCCCGTTCGGCACGATTATCGGCGGCATGGTCGGCGGATATGTCGGAAACTGGGCGGCCCACAAGATCGCCGGCATCTTCGGCAAGGACAATCAGAACAACGGTGTCGTCGCGATGCCCACCGGCGGCAATCCTCTGGGCGGTGACACGAGCCTGAACGGGAGCGTGACGATTGGTGAGACTTCCGGCACCACATCCGGGAGCGTTGCCGGCAACTCGGATGTCCTGACGATTCCGGGGGAAAGCACCACCGGCTCGATCGGCACCTACGAATCCGAAGTCCAGCTTGCCTATGCCCGCTATCAGGAGCTCTATAACCTCTACTGCGAGCTCACGAAGCAGGGGCGTCAGGATGACGCGAAGAAGATCATCGTCGAAATGAACGCCGCGAAGGCCCAGTTCGATACCCTGAAGGCCAAGGGCAGCAAGTAAGATCCGTCAAGTAAGATCCGTCCATACAAAAAACCCCGGAAGATGGCTTCCGGGGTTTTTTGTATGTCGTTCTCCGGTTGACAAGGCGCGCCGGCAGAGTGAAAATGTTCTTTCAGAGAATACAAAACGCGTGCCCAGGAGGGAATGAGTGAAGGCATTGTTTCTGACGAACGAGTATCCGCCCTACGTGTATGGCGGCGCCGGCGTGCATGTCGAGTATCTGACGCGTGAGCTCGCCCGGATGATCGATGTCGATGTGCGATGTTACGGGGACCAGAACTCCGAGTGCGAGCGGCTGAAGGTTCGAGGATACCAGCCGCGCGATTCATACGGGAGCGTTCCGAAAGAACTGCGGGGCGTGATGACGACCCTGGACCGGGACCTCGGCTTCGTCGGTTCGGCGATCGACGCGAATCTGGTTCATTGCCACACCTGGTACACGCACATGGCGGGAATCTGGGCCAAGCTCAATTACGGCATTCCGCTCGTTCTCACGACCCATTCGCTCGAGCCGCTCCGGCCTTGGAAACGCGAGCAGCTCGGCAACGGGTATGATTTCTCCTGCTGGGTCGAGAAGACGGCCATCGAGATGGCCGACGCCCTCATCGCCGTCAGTCAGGGGACGAAGGACGATATTCTGAAGTATTTTTCTGTCGATCCGAACCGGATCCATATCATCCACAACGGAATCGACATCGACGAGTTCCGGAAAAAGTCGTCTCGCTCCCTGCTCGACCGCCTCGGCGTGCCGAACCAGCCGTACATTCTCTTCGTCGGCCGCATCACGCGGCAGAAGGGCATCATCCATCTCGTCAATGCCCTTCCCTACATCGATCCGAAGATTCCGGTCGTGCTGTGCGCGGGGGCCCCGGACACACCCGAGATCGGCGAGGAAATGAAGCAGGGCGTCGATCGGGTCGCCGCGACTCGCGGCAACGTGTTCTGGGTGCGCGAGATGGTCGACCGGCCTACGCTGATCGAACTGTATTCGAATGCCGCGGTGTTCTGCTGTCCCTCGATCTACGAGCCGTTCGGTATCATCAATCTCGAGGCGATGGCCTGCGAGGTGCCGGTCGTGGCGAGCGCCGTGGGGGGGATTCCCGAGGTGGTCGTCGACGGGGACACGGGATATCTCGTTCCCCTCCGCCAGATGGATCGGAGCCCGTTCGAACCCCTCGATCCCCCGGCGTTTTCCCGGGACCTGGCCGCCAGGCTGAGCGAATTGATGGCCGACGAGAAGAAACGCGTCGCCATGGGCCTGAAGGGCCGGAAGCGGGTGGAGGATGTCTTCAGCTGGACGAGCATCGCCCGCCAGACGCTAGATATGTATCGTTCGCTATACAAGGAGAAGTGAGGATGGTTAGGATTCCCGAGCCCGTGCGGATTCTCATCGAAAACATCCGGCCGGCGGTCGACGACGGTCGGTACCCGATCAAGCGCGAAATCGGCGATTCCGTCGAAGTGACCGCCGACGTGTTCCGGGACGGCCACGATCAGATCGTCGTCTGGCTCCTCGACAGGAAGCAAGGCGCGAAGGAATGGCACCGAAGCCCGATGCGGTGCGTCAACCAGGGCCTCGACATCTGGCAGGGCCGGTTCACCGTCACTGAGATCGGCGCCCACGAGTATGCGATCGAGGCCTTCTGCGACCTGTACGGGTCGTGGGCGGCGGATACGCGGAAGAAGGTCGACGCGAAGGTCGATCATTCGAGCGATCTGCTCGAGGGAATCGAGCTGGCGAAGCGGTTCCTGAAGTGGCTGCCGAAGATGGAACAGCCGATGGTGCGCGAGGCGCTCAAGGCGGCCGAGTCGGCGAAGAGTGATGAGGCCCGCGCGGCGATTTTGCTCGCGCCAGGCCTCGTGGAGCTGCTGTCGAAGTGTCCGGATCCCGCGACCCGCGTCGTGACGGATCGCCTGTATCCCCTGTGGGTCGACCGCGTCGCGGCGAGGTTCGCGTCCTGGTACGAGTGCTTTCCGCGCTCCTGCTCCTTCAAGGCCGGGAAGAGCGGCACGTTCAAGGACGTCGAGGCCAGGCTGCCGGAGATCCGAGCCATGGGATTCGACGTGCTCTATTTCCCGCCCATCCATCCGATCGGGGTCACCAACCGGAAAGGGCGGAACAACAGCCTGAAATGCGCGCCCGGCGATCCCGGCTGTCCGTATTCGATCGGTAGCGCCGAGGGGGGGCACGATGCGGTCGAGCCGAGTCTCGGAACGATGAAGGATTTCGAGCATCTCGTCAAAGCCGCGCACCAGCACGGTCTCGAGATCGCGCTGGACTTCGCGGTGAATTGCTCACCCGATCATCCGTATCTCAAGCATCACAAGGATTGGTTCAACATCAGGCCCGACGGCACGATCAAGTTCGCGGAGAACCCGCCGAAGAAATACGAGGACATCTACCCGATCAATTTCGAGACGAAGGACCGGGAAGGGTTGTGGGAAGAGTTGAAGCGGATCTTCCTGTTCTGGGCGAAGAAGGGCGTCCGCATCTTCCGGGTCGACAACCCGCATACGAAACCGTTCAACTTCTGGCAGTGGGTGATCTCGGGCGTGCAGGCGGAGTATCCTGACGTGCTGTTCCTGTCCGAGGCGTTCACCCGACCGAAAGTGATGAAGGCTCTCGCGAAGCTCGGGTTCTCGCAGTCGTATTCGTATTTCACCTGGCGCAACTTCAAACAGGAAATCATCGAGTATTTTACCGAACTGACGACGTACCCCGTCGCCGAGTATATGCGCGTGAACCTGTTCGTCAACACCCCGGACATCTTTCCGACGTTCCTCCAGAAGGGCGGACGGGCGGCATACAAGATCAGGGCGGTGCTGGCGGCGACCCTCTCCTCGGTATACGGCATTTTCCAGGGCTTCGAGCTGTGCGAAGGGGAGGCGATTCCGGGCAAAGAGGAATACTTGCATTCGGACAAATACGAGATCCGGTTCCGCGACTGGAACAAACCCGGCAACATAAAGGAGCTCATCACCCGGCTGAATCGCATCCGGCATGAGAATCCCGCCATGCAGGAATACGACAACCTGAAGTTCTACAAGGCCGAGAATGAACATATTCTCTTCTATGGAAAGAGCCTGGGCGAGAACCACGTGCTGATCGCGGTTAATCTCGATCCGTTCCAGCGGCACAACTCGTTCGTCTACGTTCCCATCGCCGATTACGGCATCAAGCCGGATGAGACCTACCAGGTGCATGACGTCCTGACCGACAAACGGTATCTCTGGAAGGGCGAGCGCAACTATGTCGATCTCGACCCGGCGGCCGAACCGGCGAACGTGTTTGTGCTCCGCAAATGGACGGCGAAGGAACAGGACTTCGATTATTACAAGTGATCGTTGCGAGGCCGCCGGGGCGTCGGGATCGAATTCCGATGCCCCGGCTCGTTTTCCGGCGATGAAATGAACGGAACGGCGGAATATAGAACGTAGATAAAATATAATATATGATATAGTAATTCGATGCTGCGCGCGGGACGTTTCGCGTGCCCGCGCGCGCCGAGCCTGGCGAGGCGCACGAGGTTCGCCCTCTTCGACACGTTCAGGGCGAACGGGTCTGCAGGACTCCATGGTCGGGGTTCGATTCCGGTTGCGCCGTTCCGGCGTCGCCGTTTTGGAACGTCACGGAAACGGCGGTGATGTCGTCGGGAGCGTCGAGCCCTTCGCGGAACGAATCGAGCCTGGCGAGAAGGCGGCGCGCCGGCAGGTTGACGGAGCTCGTTTCCTTGAGGAAGGTCTCGAGTCCCGTCATGCCGAATCGTTCCCCGGCTTTGTTGCAGCAGTCGAGGACGCCGTCGGTGAAAAACAGAAGGGTGTCTCCCGCTTCGAGCGTGACTTTCCGTTCCTTGAAGGAGGTCTCGATGACGCCGAGCGGATACCCCGGGATTTCGACGGGAATCACGATGTCGCTGCCGCCATTCTTCGTGCGATGCAGCACCGGGGTGTGTCCGGCATTGGCGAGATTCATGCTGCGGGTTGACGGATCAATGATGCCGTATGTCATGGTGATGAAGTAACTTTCGGCGATGATCCCGATCAGGATCCGGTTGACTTCGCGAAGAACCTGGGCAGGGGACAGGGTTTCGACGCGGAGTGCCTTGAAGGTGGTTTTCAGAACCATCGTCAGGAGCGCAGCGGGGACGCCTTTGCCGCTGACGTCGGCGACCACGATGCCGATGCGCCCGTCGCGGAAGGGGATGAAATCGTAGTAGTCGCCGCCGACCTGGGAGGCCATCGAGATGACCGCATCAATCTCGAGGCCGTTGACGACGGGCGGTTTCGGCGGTCTCGTGCTCGCCTGGATCTCGCGGGCGATGCCCAGTTGGCTCGTGAGATGGCGTTGCCTGTTCGAGATGTCGAGGAGTTCGGCCGTCTCGATGACCGACACGATCTGGTGCGCCATGATGGTCATGAACATCCAGTCGGATTCGCCCGGGACATTTTCCGGGTCGTCGAAATACAGAACGAGGAGACCGGACCTGTTGTCCGAAGGAGTCTCGCCTTTCTGCGAAAGGAGCCGGATGCCGATGACGGCTCCGTCGAGCCCCTGCTCGTGCGTGGGAGTGAGGCCGAACTCCCTGATCTGGCGGAGTGGAGCCGAAATGCGGTAGACATCGCCGCCGGAGTCTGGCGTCCAGGGGTCGATCGCCGCATGCCGGGCGATCCAGCCGCTCAGGCTGTTCGTCCAGCCAAGGCGTTGCCGGGCGCCCGTTGAGCGCGTGTATGCGGCGAACTTTTCCGACGACCGGAACGCGGGGGACACGTAATCCTGCGTCATGGGGAACAGACCGTCATTGGTCGATTCCAGGATGCGGGCGAGAGAGATCGATGGAACCTGGTTCCCGAGGAGGGTGAGAAGACGCTCGAGGCTTCCCGAGAGTGCGTCGGACGGTTTCTCTCGCAGATCGGCCCGTTCCCGGCCGAGATCGCCAAGGACGTTCCAGATGGTGGTGATCGCCTTGATGTGACGTGAATTCATCTGCAGTTCCCGGTGAAAATTATCCGCGATCTGGACGAGGCAGCGCTCGAATTCGTCTATTTCGCGAATGCCGGAGGGCGGGAGCGGAGGGATTTTCGTAGGGAGCGAGGAGTCGGAAAACCTCCTGCTCATCTGGCGCAGGTGCAGGGCGATGCGGTAATGGAAGTAGAAAAGCGAGCAGCCGCAGATGAACAGGAAAAAGCCCCAGGCCGGAAGGCGTGAAGAAAAATAGGCCTCGCCCTGGGAAACGAAGAGTTCGGAGGTCGACGAGAGGTCGCGCCAGAACTGATCGATTTCTCTCCGGACCATCGTCGCGATCGTGGCTTCGTATCCCGCGGCCTCCTGGCGGATGCGCGCGAGAGAGAGCCTGATGGATTGCTCGTCGAAGGAGGGGGGCGGAAGGAGGTTCGCCAGGCTCGAGAGGCTCATCAAGAGCGCGCGTGCATGTCCGGCGAGGCCGGCCCATGCATAGGGATGCAGCCAGCTCATGCCGGTGGCGGACTCGCTCAGATGCCGCACCAGCTCGAGGAAATGAGCGACGTGGATGTCGGCCGTGACGGTGGCGGAAGCTCCGGCGCTGCCCGCTTTCCATGTCGCGAGTTCGAGCTGCTGAGCCAGGCGGATATACGTGCGAATGGCTCCCTGATGGGCGGAAACAATGCCGGATATCTGAATCCAGCGGTACCGTCTCGGATGGTTGACGAGCAGTTGGTCGATTTCTGTCGCGACGTCGGAAATGACCTGGAGAGAGAGGTCCAGCGGCTGACGATACTCATGATCGAGTCTTCCTTCGAGGGCGATCCGCTTGAGCCTCAAATCGTGGTGCTCGAGGAGGAGGCGCTCATAATATCTGATGACCCGTTGGGCGCCGTGCAGGTCTTTCCGCAGAAAGGCCGCCCCCTGTGACAGCCACTGAGCCTGGGCCATGAATAATACGAGAAACAGCGCTACGGCAGCAAGGCTTATTGCTGCCAGCAGGGTTTTCATGGATATCCACGACCTTTTCGCGTGTGGCGGCATGGCGATCCTTCTCACGGGCGGAAGATGTTTTCTCTTATCTTCCGATGATTCTCTCTACTTCTAAATTAGCATATTCCCTGGAAAACAGCAAAACCGTCCGACAACGAAATACATTGCCGCAAAGAACGGGCAGAGCCGAACCGCCTGGTACACCGGCGAAGCCACGCGGGCGAAGAGAGGGCTGATCCCGTTGAATTACGGATTGGGAGATGTATTCGGGGCGTTCTGCGGTGCGGGGGGGGCGACCAGGGCGTCGAGCATTTCTCCGATCTGCGCGTGCAGGTCGACGGCTTCCTGAAGGTTTCCCGATTCGACGGCTTTTCCAAGGCGTTCCGCGAGTTCCTTCACCGCCTGCGGATCGGCTTCCTCCTCGACGGCGGCTTCAAACTCGATCGTCGTCAGTCCGCGGAAATTCTCCGGCGTGAAGGTGCGGATCTTTCCCGAGTCGGAGGCCGTTCCCGGTGCCGCTTCGTCGCGCAGGATCAACAACGGTATTCCCGGAGGCACG
It encodes:
- a CDS encoding pseudouridine-5'-phosphate glycosidase, with product MNYLKISNDVKRAIERGKPVVALESTIITHGMPYPENVQTAREVEQVVRDEGGVPATIALLDGVIRVGLTAGELERLGQEKRCVKISRRDIAAAIVQKKCGGTTVAGTMICAAKAGIRFFATGGIGGVHRGGEETFDISADLEELSRTPVAVISAGAKAILDLPKTLEYLETAGVPVIGFGTDEFPAFYSRESGLKTPLRFDEEGLLAKMLVTHWGLGLNSGVLIANPIPAEDEFAGRSVGKAIETALAEADAAGVKGAAVTPFLLDRVYKATHGKSLEANIALVKNNARLAARIAGEFCRREGSGGSIGFSMKSQKSSSE
- the glgA gene encoding glycogen synthase is translated as MKALFLTNEYPPYVYGGAGVHVEYLTRELARMIDVDVRCYGDQNSECERLKVRGYQPRDSYGSVPKELRGVMTTLDRDLGFVGSAIDANLVHCHTWYTHMAGIWAKLNYGIPLVLTTHSLEPLRPWKREQLGNGYDFSCWVEKTAIEMADALIAVSQGTKDDILKYFSVDPNRIHIIHNGIDIDEFRKKSSRSLLDRLGVPNQPYILFVGRITRQKGIIHLVNALPYIDPKIPVVLCAGAPDTPEIGEEMKQGVDRVAATRGNVFWVREMVDRPTLIELYSNAAVFCCPSIYEPFGIINLEAMACEVPVVASAVGGIPEVVVDGDTGYLVPLRQMDRSPFEPLDPPAFSRDLAARLSELMADEKKRVAMGLKGRKRVEDVFSWTSIARQTLDMYRSLYKEK
- a CDS encoding alpha-1,4-glucan--maltose-1-phosphate maltosyltransferase, producing the protein MVRIPEPVRILIENIRPAVDDGRYPIKREIGDSVEVTADVFRDGHDQIVVWLLDRKQGAKEWHRSPMRCVNQGLDIWQGRFTVTEIGAHEYAIEAFCDLYGSWAADTRKKVDAKVDHSSDLLEGIELAKRFLKWLPKMEQPMVREALKAAESAKSDEARAAILLAPGLVELLSKCPDPATRVVTDRLYPLWVDRVAARFASWYECFPRSCSFKAGKSGTFKDVEARLPEIRAMGFDVLYFPPIHPIGVTNRKGRNNSLKCAPGDPGCPYSIGSAEGGHDAVEPSLGTMKDFEHLVKAAHQHGLEIALDFAVNCSPDHPYLKHHKDWFNIRPDGTIKFAENPPKKYEDIYPINFETKDREGLWEELKRIFLFWAKKGVRIFRVDNPHTKPFNFWQWVISGVQAEYPDVLFLSEAFTRPKVMKALAKLGFSQSYSYFTWRNFKQEIIEYFTELTTYPVAEYMRVNLFVNTPDIFPTFLQKGGRAAYKIRAVLAATLSSVYGIFQGFELCEGEAIPGKEEYLHSDKYEIRFRDWNKPGNIKELITRLNRIRHENPAMQEYDNLKFYKAENEHILFYGKSLGENHVLIAVNLDPFQRHNSFVYVPIADYGIKPDETYQVHDVLTDKRYLWKGERNYVDLDPAAEPANVFVLRKWTAKEQDFDYYK
- a CDS encoding PP2C family protein-serine/threonine phosphatase, translating into MKTLLAAISLAAVALFLVLFMAQAQWLSQGAAFLRKDLHGAQRVIRYYERLLLEHHDLRLKRIALEGRLDHEYRQPLDLSLQVISDVATEIDQLLVNHPRRYRWIQISGIVSAHQGAIRTYIRLAQQLELATWKAGSAGASATVTADIHVAHFLELVRHLSESATGMSWLHPYAWAGLAGHARALLMSLSSLANLLPPPSFDEQSIRLSLARIRQEAAGYEATIATMVRREIDQFWRDLSSTSELFVSQGEAYFSSRLPAWGFFLFICGCSLFYFHYRIALHLRQMSRRFSDSSLPTKIPPLPPSGIREIDEFERCLVQIADNFHRELQMNSRHIKAITTIWNVLGDLGRERADLREKPSDALSGSLERLLTLLGNQVPSISLARILESTNDGLFPMTQDYVSPAFRSSEKFAAYTRSTGARQRLGWTNSLSGWIARHAAIDPWTPDSGGDVYRISAPLRQIREFGLTPTHEQGLDGAVIGIRLLSQKGETPSDNRSGLLVLYFDDPENVPGESDWMFMTIMAHQIVSVIETAELLDISNRQRHLTSQLGIAREIQASTRPPKPPVVNGLEIDAVISMASQVGGDYYDFIPFRDGRIGIVVADVSGKGVPAALLTMVLKTTFKALRVETLSPAQVLREVNRILIGIIAESYFITMTYGIIDPSTRSMNLANAGHTPVLHRTKNGGSDIVIPVEIPGYPLGVIETSFKERKVTLEAGDTLLFFTDGVLDCCNKAGERFGMTGLETFLKETSSVNLPARRLLARLDSFREGLDAPDDITAVSVTFQNGDAGTAQPESNPDHGVLQTRSP